The window CTTTTAAAATAGCTCTTGCTATTGCAATTCTCTGTCTCTGTCCTCCAGAAAGTGTCAAACCTTTGTCTCCGACTTTTGTGTTATATCCCTCTGGAAGACTCATAATAAAGTCATGAATATTTGCTTTTTTTGCAGCTTCAATAACTTCTTTTTCTGTAGCATTTAGCTTTCCATATCTAATATTTTCATATATATTTCCATTGAACAAATAACAATCTTGAGGAACATATGCAAAAAGACTTCTTAATTCCTTGACAGTATAACATGATATAGGTCGACCGAAAATTAATATCTCTCCCTTTTGTGGCTTATAAAAACCCATTATTAATTTAAAGATAGTACTCTTTCCACCACCACTTTTCCCAACAAAAGCTACTTTGGCACATTTTGGAACTGTAAAGGTTATGTCATTTAGTACTTCTTTCGTTTCGCTATATGAAAAACTAACCTCTTTGAATTCTATACAAATACTTGAACTATTTTGATTTATTTCAGTAACCATAGGAAGACTAATATACTCTATCTTTGTATCATCCAAATACTTTTCATCAATATCAAGTACCTCAAAAATTCTTTGTGCTCCTGCCAAAGAACTCTGCAGATTTGTTAAAAATTGCCCAACAGAACCAAAAAGCCATAATAAAGAACCCATCATATTTACACTAATCATTAAATTACCAAATGTGAGCTTATTCTTCATAACCAGATATCCACCAATTACTATCTGTCCAAAAAAAATAAGCCGCCCTGCCGTATAATTATAAGCTGCAAGTATAGAATTATAATTTATTCTCTTCAATGAAAGTTTGTAAACAGCTAAATTTGTTTGGATAAACTTTTTAAAAATTATCTCACCTATCATAAAAACACGAATAACAAAAGCACCTGAGATAATATCTGAAAATCTCTGAACAACCTCTGAAAGCTTTGATTGTATCTTATCACTTACGTTTTTTAATGGTTTTATAAAAGCTACATTAAAAGTAAGATGAAGAAGGCCTATGATCAATCCATACAAAAATAGTATTTTATTTGCAGAAAATATTACACTTGCCGAACCAATACCACTAATAAAAGCCATTGCCAGCATCATAAGCTGCCAGGAATATGCCCCTTCAGCAATAGCAACATCATTGTTAATACGTGACATAAAATCCCCACTGTGCTTTTTTTCAAAGTAGTCCAATGATAAACTTAATATTTTCTTAAAGAAATTTTCCTTACAAAAATAGTATTTTATTTGCAGAAAATATTACACTTGCCGAACCAATACCACTAATAAAAGCCATTGCCAGCATCATAAGCTGCCAGGAATATGCCCCTTCAGCAATAGCAACATCATTGTTAATACGTGACATAAAATCCCCACTGTGCTTTTTTTCAAAGTAGTCCAATGATAAACTTAATATTTTCTTAAAGAAATTTTCCTTTATAATTATTGTGGTTTTTATTATACAGCATTCATATATATATCCAAATAAGGGTATTATTATTAATAAAATGCCAAACCACTTAGCCACAAAAATCAGACCTTTAAAAAGTCCATGTAAGTCTTTTTCCAGAATACTATCTGTCACAATTTTTAAACCCAAAGCGCCAACAAAATTAAACAAAAATTGCTGTGACGACAATATTATCAATGCTACTATATAACTTATACCAAGTAGTGGAGTCCCCCCATCTTTCCACATAAAAGAGAGAAGCCGTATCAAATTTGAATTAGCTATTCTTTTCACAAAGTCTCACTCCCTAAGTAAACAAATTTCCTTTCATTTTCTCAGTAAATTGTTTTGAATAAAGATTATAATAAACTCCTTTTTTTTCAATCAGTTCACTGTGAGTTCCTTCTTCGCAAATTTTCCCATTATCTATAACAATTATTTTGTCTACATTTTTAATTGTAGAGAATCTATGTGCAATAATAATTACTGTTTTGCCATTTACAATTTTCTCAATTTCGGATTGAAGTACATTTTCTGATTCTGTATCAAGCGCAGAGGTAGCCTCATCAAATATAAAAATCTCAGCACTTTTCAATATTGACCTTGCTATGGTAATTCTTTGTTTTTGCCCACCTGACATATTTACACCTCTTTCACCAATCTCTTTAAAATAACCCCCTGCTTCATTAATTATAAAATCATGAATATTAGCTATCCTGCAAGCTTCTTCTATTTCATCTTTCTTTGCTTCTAATTTCCCATATAAGATATTTTCATATATTGTTGTGGGAAAAAGAAAAACATCTTGATTTACAGCAGAAATTTTATCTCTTAAACTTTTTAAATTCCACTCTTCTAAAGAATTGCCAAGTATTTTTATTTGCCCACTTTGAGCCCTGTAAAGACCAAGAAGTAGCTTTACAATGGTTGATTTTCCACTACCACTTGGTCCAACAATTGCTACTTTCTCACCTTTTTTTATTTTAAAACTAACACCTTCTAAAACCGGTTTCATTAATGTATCATAAGAAAATACTACATTCTCAAACTCAACTGCATAGTCATAGTCATCCTTACTTTGGTTTAAATCGCCAGACATTTCATTAGTATGCAATAATATCTCATTAATTCTTGACACAGCAGCCTTTGTTTTCCTATAGTTATTTATCGCATTAGGTAAAATGTGCATTGGGGCTAAGAATATATTCATAAGTTCTGCAAAAGCTATAAGTCCACCAAATGTAAGCTTGTTCTTTATCACCATATAACCACCAAATAAAAATAAAAGAATACTTGGTGCAACTTGAATTACACCTTTCACCGTCTCAAGAATTGCTGAAATTTTGGCTATCTTTAAGCCCTGATGAAATACCTTTTCCAAACCCGATTTAAAAGTTTTAAAAATATGTGCTTCAAGCAAAAAAGCCTTTATCAATAAAGCACCTGTTACTACATCTTGAACAGTGGTATTTGTCTCACCAACCAAATGTTGCTGACTTTTTGTAAATTTCTCAACAGGTTTGCTAATATATAACGCAGCAAGTATGACTAAGGGAATTATTGCAAAACAAAAGAGAGTCATCTGCCAACTCACCAATATCCCATAAACAATTCCAATAACAAAAACAACCGGATGATATAATATATCATTTAATGATTGAGTCAAAAATCCATTAATAATCGACAGGTCAGAAGTGAGTCTGGATATAAAATCACCTGTTGTATTTTTTTCTATAAGGTTTATTTCAGAAACTATAAGCTTTTTGCTAATCTCTTCTCTCAAATCTTTTAAACTTTTTTCAGAAAACTTACCGTGTAAATATGCTTTAATATATTCAAGAGGAATTTTTATCGAAATAACTATAAGTGCTATTTTTAATGTGCTGATAAATAGATTAAAATCTTTTTTGACTCCTGCATCAACAAGACTTTTTTCGATTTGTATTAAAGATATATTAATAAGTGATGCACCAATAGATAAAAGAACTACTGTTATAAGTAAATAGAAATTTTTTTTGATTATCTTAAATACCTCAGAAAACTGAAAAAATCTTTTCTTTTTCATATTTTTATTAACACCTCTGAACCATTCGACTCTTTTATCTCCACAATAGCTAACCCTTTATACTTTCGAAGAGAATAAATTGCGCGTGAGATGGCTCTAAAATCTATGTCATCAAGAGCTATCTTTGCTTGTAGTTTTTTTAAGATATGTTTAAGCACAAATTTAGGTGTAACTCTCAACAAAAATGTTACTGTAAAAAGAGGAAAATTTATATCTATTTTTCTTTCATTGCGGTTGCCTATTATTATTCTCATGTTCTTAAAAACCACCTTTTTAAGAATAAAATTTATTCAATCCCAATATAAACTTTATCTCCATTTGAAGATTGGATGTTTACAATTTCACCCACAAGACCACTTTCAATAGCACTTAAAACCAGATTAATATCAATACCTTCAAAAATGTTTTGAAAATTTGGTTTATCATTATTTTCTTCATATGGGGAATTTCCAATTCCTCTTTGAATTGACTGGTCAACTATCTTTTGAATAAACATTGGACCAGTCGCCTTTATCATGCTCTTTATAAACTCAATTGGCAGACTTATTTTAACCTCATCATTATCCGACGAACTTACCAATATCCTGAGTATCCTATCTTTATTTTGCTGTTCAGTTGGGCTAAAGCTTTTCTTTTGAATAATTTCAATCATATCGTATGCCTTTTCAGTATTAAGTTTGCCTTCTTCTACCATTTTTAGTATTCTTAATATCTCCTCTTTCATAACACTTAATCCTCCTCTTTTAATATTTTTATAGCCTCATCAGGGCTAATCTCACCGCGTTCTAACATCTCTAAAACTTCTATTGTATCCTGTCTCTTGCCAATGTCCTTAAGACCAAGTACCTCTAAAATACTTTCAAGTCTTGCCCTGAGTGTTGGATACGAAAGTCCAAGTTCCCTTTCCATCTCTTTAAAGTTGCCCCTTGCTTTTAGAAACATCTCAACAAATTGAAGTTGTTCATCTGTTAATTTCATAAACTTGTTATATTCAAAATTGTTTTCTATAGTAGTCCTGCAAGATGGACATCTTAGTTTGATAATTTCAAGCCCGGAGCCACATATAGGACATTTACTCAATAGCTTTACCCTCATTTATTTTGTCACCTTTATGTTCTTGTTTAAATAAATTATACTCGAAATTTTAATATGTTGCAAGTATAATTTTAATATTTTTAAAATTTAGAATACTTTTATTTTAATTTTATTAAAATATGACTTTTCAAAATAAAAAATGGAGTCACATTTTTATCTCATGTGACTCCATTTTCTTCAACTATAAAACTTTAGACATATATTTTCAAAATTTCATTAAAAGGTCAAGTAACTTTTTATCAAGCTTGTGCCCATAAAAGTCTTGATATTCAACATCATCTCTTCCAGAATCAATAATTCCAAAAGGGCCACGCAAATTCCAAAGTGCAATCCCAATTCCGAGTTCTTTTAAAACATCCAGTACATCAGCAAACCACTTTATAACAATATGATGGGGTGTTTTATTATATGATCCCCCTTCACCACAAATTACACCAATACCGTATCTAAATAAATTTGCCCACTTTTCATAATGCCTTTTCAAATAATCTTTATCAACAACTTCACCATTTTTGCGTATAAGTGGCCACGAAGGCACACCAAACTTGTCACTTCCTTGCACCCATTCTGCCCTATAGTGTGTAAGTTCAAACGGAATGTATGCCCTGCAAGCTTGCGCCACACCTAAACTTGCGAGTTCAAAAACAGGTTCATTACCATAGTCAACACCGTCAATTATTATAAGTCTTTCTTTATCAATCTCCCTTATTTTTTCAACAGTATATGTCATAACTCTAATAAAATCCTCTTTTGTCATCTCTTCTTTAGAATACTGTCTTGGTTCATTTATAAGGTTAAAGCTCAAATACTTTGAAGATATTCCTTTATACCTTTTGGCAAATGTCTGCCAATATAATACAAAT is drawn from Caldicellulosiruptor diazotrophicus and contains these coding sequences:
- a CDS encoding ABC transporter transmembrane domain-containing protein → MKRIANSNLIRLLSFMWKDGGTPLLGISYIVALIILSSQQFLFNFVGALGLKIVTDSILEKDLHGLFKGLIFVAKWFGILLIIIPLFGYIYECCIIKTTIIIKENFFKKILSLSLDYFEKKHSGDFMSRINNDVAIAEGAYSWQLMMLAMAFISGIGSASVIFSANKILFL
- a CDS encoding ABC transporter ATP-binding protein; protein product: MSRINNDVAIAEGAYSWQLMMLAMAFISGIGSASVIFSANKILFLYGLIIGLLHLTFNVAFIKPLKNVSDKIQSKLSEVVQRFSDIISGAFVIRVFMIGEIIFKKFIQTNLAVYKLSLKRINYNSILAAYNYTAGRLIFFGQIVIGGYLVMKNKLTFGNLMISVNMMGSLLWLFGSVGQFLTNLQSSLAGAQRIFEVLDIDEKYLDDTKIEYISLPMVTEINQNSSSICIEFKEVSFSYSETKEVLNDITFTVPKCAKVAFVGKSGGGKSTIFKLIMGFYKPQKGEILIFGRPISCYTVKELRSLFAYVPQDCYLFNGNIYENIRYGKLNATEKEVIEAAKKANIHDFIMSLPEGYNTKVGDKGLTLSGGQRQRIAIARAILKDAPILLLDEPTSSLDSESELEVMKALNALIEGKTTLIIAHRLSAIKDADIIYLIEDGKVIEKGNHDELLRIKGKYANLYLKQFATKYYF
- a CDS encoding DUF2089 domain-containing protein; translation: MRVKLLSKCPICGSGLEIIKLRCPSCRTTIENNFEYNKFMKLTDEQLQFVEMFLKARGNFKEMERELGLSYPTLRARLESILEVLGLKDIGKRQDTIEVLEMLERGEISPDEAIKILKEED
- a CDS encoding ABC transporter ATP-binding protein — protein: MKKKRFFQFSEVFKIIKKNFYLLITVVLLSIGASLINISLIQIEKSLVDAGVKKDFNLFISTLKIALIVISIKIPLEYIKAYLHGKFSEKSLKDLREEISKKLIVSEINLIEKNTTGDFISRLTSDLSIINGFLTQSLNDILYHPVVFVIGIVYGILVSWQMTLFCFAIIPLVILAALYISKPVEKFTKSQQHLVGETNTTVQDVVTGALLIKAFLLEAHIFKTFKSGLEKVFHQGLKIAKISAILETVKGVIQVAPSILLFLFGGYMVIKNKLTFGGLIAFAELMNIFLAPMHILPNAINNYRKTKAAVSRINEILLHTNEMSGDLNQSKDDYDYAVEFENVVFSYDTLMKPVLEGVSFKIKKGEKVAIVGPSGSGKSTIVKLLLGLYRAQSGQIKILGNSLEEWNLKSLRDKISAVNQDVFLFPTTIYENILYGKLEAKKDEIEEACRIANIHDFIINEAGGYFKEIGERGVNMSGGQKQRITIARSILKSAEIFIFDEATSALDTESENVLQSEIEKIVNGKTVIIIAHRFSTIKNVDKIIVIDNGKICEEGTHSELIEKKGVYYNLYSKQFTEKMKGNLFT
- a CDS encoding glycoside hydrolase family 5 protein, whose protein sequence is MNILSKYKGFNLLGLFIPNMSYGFFEDDFKWMQEWGFNFARIPMNYINWYVERQPGIKEEVLEMIDKVVVWGQKYGIHICLNIHGAPGYCVNEKTKEGYNLWKDKEPLELFVLYWQTFAKRYKGISSKYLSFNLINEPRQYSKEEMTKEDFIRVMTYTVEKIREIDKERLIIIDGVDYGNEPVFELASLGVAQACRAYIPFELTHYRAEWVQGSDKFGVPSWPLIRKNGEVVDKDYLKRHYEKWANLFRYGIGVICGEGGSYNKTPHHIVIKWFADVLDVLKELGIGIALWNLRGPFGIIDSGRDDVEYQDFYGHKLDKKLLDLLMKF